A stretch of Microbulbifer sp. SAOS-129_SWC DNA encodes these proteins:
- the ppc gene encoding phosphoenolpyruvate carboxylase: MNRDQNAPLREDVRLLGEELGTVLRQQAGEPLFDTVETIRQASVESRGQPEVQVGRLRELLDPLEDETLLEVARAFSQFLNLANIAEQRHRERLHRHHQRYPGDPDTDQGLRQVLATLKAAGIGDDQVRAVLEQLSVELVLTAHPTEVTRRTLIRKYDQIADLLTDLDRPDQTEEEAEDRRRHLREQILSAWSTDEIRRERPTPVDEAKWGFATIEQSLWRAVPRAMREIEAELAHAGLEPLPADWVPVRFASWMGGDRDGNPNVTAKVTREVLQLARWMAADLYLRDVENLLADLSMHRASEELLARTGPSHEPYRLLLRELRNRLRITRAQMEARVNGRPEPKGEGFTRGEELYQELSLIDRSLRSVGLAAVADGQLKDTLRRLNCFGITLLRLDIRQESTRHAEVVDAITRYLDLGSFLNWGESVKQKFLLAELENRRPLVDEAFYRSEFCTDEVREVLETCKVIAEQGAEGLGAYVISMARTSSDVLAVMLLQKIAGVREPMRVVPLFETLDDLDNACDSMSALLSLPFYRERVRDGQEVMIGYSDSAKDAGFLGAAWAQFRAQEQLTAIFREHDIPLTLFHGRGGSISRGGSPTRMALMSQPPGSVAGRIRVTEQGEMIRFKYGRPSLAAYNLEQYVAATLEATLLPPAEPKPEWRAQMERLTEVSVASYREVVRDDPALVAYLRTVTPETELSRLALGSRPARRKPGGGVETLRAIPWVFAWTQIRLMLPAWLGSGAALESALESGEETEILHAMNEQWPFFQGVVDMLEMVLAKTDPRVAYWYEERLTKDADQIRLGKVLRERLAGTVDALHRLTGRESLLDNNPVMRWSIRVRDPYTDPLHLLQAELMARLRERDEDPVLESALMVTIAGIAAGMRNTG; the protein is encoded by the coding sequence GTGAACCGGGATCAAAATGCCCCTTTAAGAGAAGACGTCCGCTTGCTCGGTGAGGAGCTTGGCACGGTACTGCGACAACAGGCCGGCGAGCCGTTATTCGATACAGTTGAAACTATTCGCCAGGCCTCGGTGGAAAGCCGGGGGCAGCCGGAAGTGCAGGTGGGGCGCCTGCGCGAATTACTGGATCCGCTCGAAGACGAAACACTGCTGGAAGTGGCGCGCGCCTTCAGCCAGTTTTTGAACCTGGCCAATATTGCCGAGCAGCGCCACCGCGAGCGGCTGCATCGCCATCACCAGCGCTACCCCGGCGATCCGGATACCGACCAGGGCCTGCGCCAGGTACTGGCGACATTGAAGGCCGCCGGTATCGGCGACGACCAGGTCCGCGCGGTACTGGAGCAGCTGTCGGTAGAGCTGGTGCTGACTGCACACCCGACCGAAGTGACCCGCCGCACCCTGATCCGCAAATACGACCAGATTGCCGATCTGCTCACCGACCTGGACAGGCCCGACCAGACCGAAGAAGAGGCGGAAGATCGGCGCCGTCACCTGCGCGAGCAGATACTATCCGCGTGGAGCACCGATGAAATCCGCCGGGAGCGGCCCACACCCGTAGATGAAGCCAAATGGGGCTTCGCCACCATCGAGCAGTCCCTGTGGCGCGCAGTCCCCCGGGCGATGCGCGAGATCGAAGCCGAGCTGGCGCACGCGGGGCTGGAGCCGCTGCCGGCGGATTGGGTGCCGGTGCGTTTCGCCTCCTGGATGGGCGGCGACCGCGATGGCAACCCCAATGTCACCGCCAAGGTGACCCGCGAAGTACTGCAGCTGGCCCGCTGGATGGCTGCGGACCTGTACCTGCGTGATGTGGAAAACCTGCTCGCCGACTTGTCCATGCACCGCGCCAGCGAAGAGCTGCTGGCGCGCACCGGTCCCAGTCACGAGCCCTACCGCCTGCTGTTGCGCGAATTGCGCAACCGGTTGCGTATCACCCGCGCGCAGATGGAGGCGCGGGTGAACGGCCGCCCCGAGCCCAAGGGGGAAGGCTTCACCCGTGGCGAGGAGTTGTACCAAGAGCTGAGCCTGATCGACCGCTCCCTGCGCTCGGTCGGTCTGGCGGCGGTCGCCGACGGCCAGCTCAAGGACACGCTGCGCCGCCTCAACTGCTTCGGCATTACCCTGTTGCGCCTGGATATCCGCCAGGAATCTACCCGTCACGCCGAGGTGGTCGACGCGATCACCCGCTACCTGGATCTGGGCAGCTTCCTGAACTGGGGTGAGTCGGTCAAACAGAAGTTCCTGCTCGCCGAGCTGGAAAACCGCCGCCCGCTGGTGGACGAGGCCTTCTACCGCAGTGAGTTCTGTACCGATGAAGTGCGCGAGGTGCTGGAGACCTGCAAGGTCATCGCCGAGCAGGGCGCCGAGGGCCTCGGTGCCTATGTCATTTCCATGGCCAGGACGTCGTCGGACGTGCTCGCGGTCATGTTGCTGCAGAAAATTGCCGGCGTGCGCGAGCCGATGCGGGTAGTGCCGTTGTTCGAAACCCTCGACGATCTCGACAACGCCTGCGACAGCATGAGTGCGCTGCTGTCGCTGCCCTTCTACCGCGAGCGCGTGCGCGATGGCCAGGAGGTGATGATCGGCTACTCCGATTCCGCCAAGGACGCCGGTTTCCTGGGCGCGGCCTGGGCCCAGTTCCGCGCCCAGGAGCAGCTCACCGCGATTTTCCGCGAGCACGATATCCCGTTGACCCTGTTCCACGGCCGCGGCGGCTCCATCTCCCGCGGTGGCTCGCCCACGCGCATGGCGCTGATGTCGCAGCCGCCCGGCTCGGTGGCCGGGCGCATCCGCGTGACCGAGCAGGGCGAGATGATTCGCTTCAAGTACGGCCGCCCATCACTGGCCGCCTACAACCTGGAACAGTATGTAGCCGCCACACTGGAGGCCACGCTGTTGCCGCCGGCGGAGCCGAAACCTGAGTGGCGCGCGCAAATGGAACGGCTCACCGAGGTCTCCGTCGCCAGCTACCGCGAGGTCGTGCGCGACGATCCGGCGCTGGTGGCCTACCTGCGCACGGTCACCCCGGAGACCGAACTCAGCCGCCTGGCGCTGGGCAGCCGCCCGGCGCGACGCAAGCCCGGTGGCGGGGTGGAAACCCTGCGCGCAATTCCGTGGGTATTCGCCTGGACCCAGATTCGCCTGATGCTGCCCGCCTGGCTGGGCTCCGGTGCGGCGCTGGAGAGCGCTCTGGAGAGCGGGGAAGAAACCGAAATCCTGCACGCGATGAACGAGCAGTGGCCGTTCTTCCAGGGGGTTGTGGATATGCTCGAGATGGTGCTGGCGAAGACCGATCCGCGCGTCGCCTACTGGTACGAAGAGCGCCTGACCAAGGACGCCGATCAGATCCGCCTCGGCAAAGTGCTGCGTGAGCGGTTGGCCGGCACGGTGGATGCACTGCATCGCCTGACCGGCCGCGAGAGTCTGCTCGACAACAATCCGGTGATGCGCTGGTCGATCCGCGTGCGCGATCCCTATACCGATCCGCTGCACCTGTTGCAGGCGGAGCTGATGGCGCGCCTGCGCGAGCGCGACGAGGATCCGGTGCTGGAGAGCGCGTTGATGGTCACCATTGCCGGTATTGCCGCAGGGATGCGCAACACGGGTTAA
- a CDS encoding trypsin-like peptidase domain-containing protein, with product MRIKLFRATTGLLLFTAFTSAAVAEVYRWTDANGKLHFSDRPPAERAESPEVELVQYHLDNLDQGIELPKVAYLEPLKNDSDDAVKTVQLEHVAVEVSGDGSNDDPVVGKMFKFTNFSTNALRRMKIKGKWPEGPLDCEPGSDLRLHTIAYYYKRADFKASLAAAFESSGYATNSDWKFSLQQHRGADLSLAATISDLKLIHCGTTTSLTTQEGSQDSTYLQVDWEIFDNLSREVVYKVRTQGIDYSLRKAARRRGLLDSAELAFRHAAEQLLADRHFVGLLKSESRAAPAAASVEPIDVSLSYGDGSGSFLHQLPQIKGASATVRTNTGHGSGFVISDAGHLLTNYHVVKDSNAVIVIIAGRQFPAQVLRRDRRRDVALLKIQPDEKVSTARLAKQAVSVGEEVFVVGTPLDESLDFSITKGIISARRLHDGQGYLQTDAAVNPGNSGGPVFNESGEVVAVTVSGIFTRDGASANINYLIPLEEALASVGVDLPEG from the coding sequence GTGCGAATTAAGCTGTTTAGGGCCACAACAGGGTTGTTACTTTTTACGGCCTTCACATCGGCGGCGGTTGCCGAAGTCTATCGCTGGACTGATGCCAATGGAAAGTTACATTTTTCTGATCGACCGCCTGCCGAGCGGGCCGAAAGCCCGGAGGTAGAGCTCGTCCAGTACCACCTGGACAACCTGGACCAGGGTATCGAGCTTCCCAAAGTTGCGTACCTCGAGCCGTTGAAGAACGATTCCGATGACGCGGTGAAAACGGTACAGCTTGAGCATGTTGCCGTTGAAGTGTCGGGTGATGGATCGAATGACGATCCGGTCGTTGGCAAAATGTTCAAGTTCACTAACTTCAGCACCAACGCGCTGAGGCGAATGAAGATAAAGGGCAAGTGGCCAGAGGGGCCGCTGGATTGTGAGCCCGGCAGCGATTTGCGTCTTCACACTATTGCTTATTACTACAAGCGTGCCGATTTCAAGGCAAGCCTTGCGGCGGCTTTTGAATCCAGTGGCTACGCGACAAACTCCGACTGGAAGTTTTCTTTACAGCAGCACCGCGGTGCCGATCTGAGCCTGGCGGCAACCATCAGCGACCTGAAGTTGATTCACTGCGGGACCACTACCAGCCTGACGACCCAGGAGGGATCGCAGGACTCTACGTATCTACAGGTCGACTGGGAGATTTTTGATAATCTCTCCAGGGAAGTGGTTTATAAAGTTCGCACTCAAGGTATCGATTATTCGCTGCGGAAAGCGGCGAGACGCCGCGGCCTGCTGGACAGTGCCGAGCTGGCGTTTCGCCACGCTGCGGAACAGTTGCTGGCGGACCGGCACTTTGTCGGGCTGCTCAAGTCGGAGTCGCGCGCAGCGCCCGCCGCGGCGTCTGTGGAACCGATCGATGTCAGTCTTTCCTATGGCGACGGTAGCGGCAGTTTTCTGCACCAGCTGCCACAAATCAAGGGCGCCTCGGCCACGGTCCGGACCAACACCGGTCACGGCAGTGGATTCGTGATTTCGGATGCCGGCCATTTATTGACGAATTACCATGTCGTAAAGGACAGCAATGCAGTAATCGTCATCATTGCCGGGCGGCAATTCCCGGCGCAAGTGCTGAGACGCGACAGGCGGCGGGATGTGGCCCTGCTCAAGATCCAGCCGGACGAAAAGGTGTCGACAGCCAGACTGGCGAAACAGGCGGTATCAGTAGGAGAGGAGGTGTTTGTTGTCGGGACACCATTGGACGAGAGTCTGGATTTTTCCATTACCAAAGGCATTATCTCGGCCAGGCGCCTGCATGATGGGCAGGGCTACTTGCAGACAGACGCTGCCGTCAATCCCGGAAACTCGGGCGGCCCGGTGTTCAACGAGTCCGGAGAGGTGGTTGCGGTCACCGTATCGGGAATTTTTACCAGGGACGGGGCTTCTGCAAACATCAATTATCTGATTCCCCTGGAGGAGGCATTGGCTTCCGTCGGTGTCGACTTGCCGGAGGGGTGA